Proteins encoded by one window of Lathyrus oleraceus cultivar Zhongwan6 chromosome 1, CAAS_Psat_ZW6_1.0, whole genome shotgun sequence:
- the LOC127095303 gene encoding uncharacterized protein LOC127095303: MDFGRRRTQKYTFKSPKLEDLSELGDLVVDPIGFKDRYRRLLSLLKTNMKNGILATLVQFYHPLYHCFTFPDYHLIPTLEEYSYLLELPIFDQILFSGLKEIHKDKVIYEATRLKMSKIKAHMTTNGGILGFPAKFLMDKARYFAGMKSMDSFEAILALIIYRLFLFPNVENFVKINAIKILLIRNPVATLLVVTYHSIHIRNSYSGGIIICCAPLLYKWLISHLPQSTTFWDLKDGLLWSQKISLSHILILNGIVMITMK; this comes from the coding sequence ATGGATTTTGGAAGAAGAAGAACTCAAAAGTACACTTTCAAGAGTCCTAAACTAGAAGATCTAAGTGAACTAGGGGATTTAGTTGTTGATCCAATAGGTTTCAAGGATAGATATAGGAGACTTCTGTCACTATTGAAGACCAACATGAAAAATGGAATTCTTGCTACACTAGTCCAGTTCTATCATCCATTGTATCATTGCTTCACCTTTCCAGATTACCATCTTATACCCACACTAGAGGAGTATTCCTATTTGCTTGAATTACCTATTTTTGATCAGATCCTATTTTCTGGATTAAAGGAGATTCATAAGGATAAAGTTATTTATGAAGCTACTCGTTTGAAGATGTCTAAGATTAAAGCTCACATGACCACCAATGGAGGTATTCTTGGGTTTCCAGCTAAGTTTCTGATGGATAAAGCCCGTTACTTTGCTGGTATGAAGAGTATGGATTCTTTTGAGGCTATTCTTGCCTTGATCATTTATAGATTGTTCCTCTTTCCTAATGTTGAAAACTTTGTCAAAATTAATGCTATTAAGATATTATTAATTAGAAATCCAGTTGCCACTCTACTTGTAGTTACTTACCATTCTATTCATATCAGAAACTCTTACAGTGGGGGGATAATTATATGTTGTGCTCCTTTGCTTTACAAGTGGcttatttctcacttacctcagtCTACTACTTTTTGGGATCTTAAGGATGGTCTTTTATGGTCACAGAAGATTAGTCTCTCACACATTCTAATATTGAATGGTATAGTCATGATTACGATGAAgtga